A genome region from Paracoccus stylophorae includes the following:
- the rplI gene encoding 50S ribosomal protein L9 produces the protein MQVILLERVAKLGQMGEVVKVKEGYARNFLLPQGKALRASDANIAAFEDRKVQLEARNSETKAEAQKVADRLDGKTFVIIRSASDSGALYGSVTTRDAADSAAEAGFTIDRKQVVLGDPIKELGLHEVVIVLHPEVEATITLNVARSNEEAELQAQGKSIQDVAAEADAEAEFEIAELFDDIGGASSEDEGGADEERG, from the coding sequence ATGCAAGTCATCCTGCTGGAACGCGTGGCCAAGCTGGGCCAGATGGGCGAAGTGGTGAAGGTGAAAGAGGGTTATGCCCGCAACTTCCTGCTGCCCCAGGGCAAGGCCCTGCGCGCATCCGACGCCAATATCGCCGCGTTCGAGGATCGCAAGGTCCAACTGGAAGCGCGCAACTCCGAAACCAAGGCCGAGGCGCAGAAGGTCGCGGACAGGCTGGACGGCAAGACCTTTGTCATCATCCGTTCCGCGTCCGATTCCGGGGCGCTTTACGGGTCGGTGACGACGCGCGACGCCGCCGATTCGGCCGCCGAGGCCGGGTTCACCATCGACCGCAAGCAGGTCGTGCTGGGCGACCCGATCAAGGAGCTGGGCCTGCACGAGGTCGTGATCGTCCTGCACCCCGAGGTCGAGGCGACGATCACGCTGAACGTCGCCCGGTCGAATGAAGAGGCCGAGTTGCAGGCGCAGGGCAAGTCCATCCAGGACGTGGCCGCCGAAGCCGATGCCGAAGCCGAGTTCGAGATCGCCGAGCTGTTCGACGATATCGGCGGCGCCTCGTCCGAGGACGAGGGCGGCGCGGACGAGGAACGCGGCTGA
- the rpsR gene encoding 30S ribosomal protein S18 yields MANKPFFRRRKVCPFSGENAPKIDYKDTRLLQRYISERGKIVPSRITAVSAKKQRELARAIKRARFLALLPYVVK; encoded by the coding sequence ATGGCGAACAAACCGTTTTTCCGCCGCCGCAAGGTCTGCCCGTTCTCGGGCGAGAATGCGCCCAAGATCGACTATAAGGACACGCGCCTGTTGCAGCGTTACATTTCCGAACGCGGCAAGATCGTACCCTCGCGCATCACCGCCGTGTCGGCCAAGAAGCAGCGCGAACTGGCCCGCGCCATCAAGCGCGCGCGGTTTCTGGCGCTGCTGCCCTATGTCGTGAAGTAA